CTATAGAAGATATCAACGACGAAATAAAAGAACTCGTCGCTGATATGGTAGAGACGATGGACGAAAGTAGCGGCATCGGACTAGCAGCATCACAGATAGGAGTGTCGAAACGTGTCTTCGTGATACGGCTCTTCACAACAACAGAAGACGGAGAATGTATCCCACAAGACCCACAGGTTTTTATAAACCCAAAACTATCAAACCATAGCGAAGAGACAATACCTTTCCCCGAAGGGTGCCTGTCGGTACCAGGAATACACGAAGACGTTATACGTTCCAAAACACTGACGATAGAAGCACAGGACCTCGAGGGCAATACCTTCACAGAAAATCTTTGTGGGTTAAAAGC
The sequence above is drawn from the Waddliaceae bacterium genome and encodes:
- the def gene encoding peptide deformylase; its protein translation is MIRKIVYYPDPVLREKSEPIEDINDEIKELVADMVETMDESSGIGLAASQIGVSKRVFVIRLFTTTEDGECIPQDPQVFINPKLSNHSEETIPFPEGCLSVPGIHEDVIRSKTLTIEAQDLEGNTFTENLCGLKARVVMHEKDHLNGILFIDKITDTEVLEKIAPILHDLET